The following are encoded together in the Novipirellula galeiformis genome:
- a CDS encoding phosphatidylinositol kinase yields MQDPERGEFSIVHISADQSEDLEQLGTKPKFWFRHNEQRTLFKAENRGTGEDWAEMIAGEICDAIGLPHVSYQLAHETQKDLPGVICVNLAAKPLTLVLGNQLMLEADSTYPANTEQNYGVREHTVGAVAEVVEKLAPPPSDSCWQPTHKCHTAVDVFVGYVLLDTLIANQDRHHQNWGALRHETTWLAPTFDHGAGLARNEPDEKRARRLRSANRRVEMSAFARRAASGFYGSVSDRKTLRSLACFHAWQAIRPIAAGHWLEHLERISRQDFERIIDRVPASRMTPLAKEFTLELLLINQDRLLHPGSSHP; encoded by the coding sequence ATGCAAGATCCTGAGCGAGGAGAATTTTCAATCGTTCACATCAGCGCCGACCAGTCGGAAGACCTTGAGCAATTAGGCACGAAACCGAAGTTTTGGTTCAGGCATAATGAGCAGCGAACCTTGTTCAAAGCTGAGAATCGCGGTACGGGGGAAGATTGGGCGGAGATGATCGCCGGCGAAATTTGTGATGCGATTGGACTACCTCATGTGAGCTATCAGCTAGCTCACGAAACACAGAAAGATTTGCCTGGGGTGATCTGCGTGAACCTTGCCGCCAAGCCGCTGACACTGGTCTTAGGAAACCAATTGATGTTAGAGGCCGACTCGACCTATCCCGCGAACACAGAACAAAATTATGGTGTCCGAGAGCATACGGTTGGCGCGGTCGCTGAAGTGGTAGAGAAGTTGGCCCCTCCTCCGTCGGATTCGTGTTGGCAACCGACTCACAAATGTCACACTGCGGTGGATGTCTTTGTAGGCTACGTATTGCTCGATACGTTGATTGCCAATCAAGACCGCCATCACCAGAATTGGGGGGCTTTGCGGCATGAGACAACTTGGCTGGCGCCCACCTTTGATCATGGGGCTGGTTTAGCACGGAACGAACCTGACGAGAAACGAGCTCGTCGCCTACGATCCGCGAACCGGCGCGTTGAGATGTCTGCATTTGCGAGACGTGCCGCATCGGGGTTTTACGGATCCGTTTCGGACCGTAAGACCCTGCGAAGCTTGGCCTGCTTTCATGCCTGGCAAGCAATTCGACCAATCGCCGCGGGGCATTGGCTAGAGCATTTAGAAAGGATCTCAAGGCAAGATTTCGAGCGAATCATCGATCGAGTTCCTGCATCGAGGATGACACCGCTGGCAAAAGAATTTACCCTGGAACTATTATTGATCAATCAAGATCGTCTACTTCATCCTGGATCATCGCACCCTTGA
- a CDS encoding HIRAN domain-containing protein, producing the protein MPHWGPVGRLDAFRERSGQTSYRFCYTQGAKSTEGFRPFDGMPDLEAVYHSAELFPMLVNRLLPKSRPEYADFLRWNGFDPADPPEPLLLLQRSEGIKKTDAIEVFPCPVPDNQGCYLNYFFVHGMRFHLATDEANAVVAQLHAGDRLHLRCEPSNPVDPMAVAIDAGKTPIGYAPRYLAHDLTRLLRECPSGSVNLFVQRLNPNAPFQQRLLCRLHGCWPADFKPCSGPEFSAIPKLANA; encoded by the coding sequence ATGCCTCATTGGGGACCGGTGGGGCGTTTGGACGCGTTTCGTGAGCGGTCGGGCCAAACATCCTATCGTTTTTGTTACACACAGGGTGCCAAATCCACCGAGGGGTTTCGCCCTTTTGACGGGATGCCCGATTTGGAGGCCGTCTACCATTCCGCCGAATTATTCCCGATGTTGGTCAACCGATTACTTCCTAAGTCGCGTCCTGAGTACGCCGACTTTTTGCGCTGGAATGGTTTTGATCCCGCCGATCCTCCAGAACCATTGCTGCTGCTGCAACGCAGTGAAGGAATCAAGAAAACCGACGCCATTGAAGTCTTTCCCTGCCCAGTTCCAGACAACCAGGGGTGTTACCTTAACTATTTCTTCGTTCATGGGATGCGTTTCCACCTAGCGACGGACGAGGCAAATGCAGTGGTAGCTCAGCTGCATGCAGGGGACCGCTTGCACCTCCGTTGTGAGCCCTCCAATCCGGTCGACCCGATGGCAGTGGCGATCGATGCAGGCAAAACTCCGATTGGCTATGCCCCTCGTTATCTTGCCCATGACCTGACTCGATTACTGCGGGAATGCCCCAGCGGTTCAGTCAATCTGTTTGTGCAACGGCTCAATCCCAATGCACCGTTCCAGCAACGCCTTCTGTGTCGACTCCATGGTTGCTGGCCTGCTGATTTCAAGCCTTGTTCTGGCCCCGAATTTTCGGCGATTCCTAAACTGGCAAACGCTTGA
- a CDS encoding lactoylglutathione lyase family protein, translating into MTFPRTFSHIGISVTDLDQAVDFYTKTLGWYVIMPATEVVSDDSAIGVMCNDVFGKGWGRFKIAHLATGDRIGVELFEFENAEKRENNFEYWKTGVFHFCVQDPDVEGLAKRIVENGGKQRMPVREYYPGEKPYRMVYCEDPFGNLIEIYSHSYELTYSAGAYQADAE; encoded by the coding sequence ATGACATTTCCACGAACCTTTTCTCACATTGGCATTTCTGTGACGGACCTGGACCAGGCCGTCGACTTCTACACCAAAACGTTGGGGTGGTACGTCATCATGCCTGCCACCGAAGTGGTCTCCGATGACTCCGCGATTGGCGTGATGTGCAATGACGTCTTCGGCAAAGGCTGGGGGCGATTCAAGATTGCTCACTTGGCCACCGGGGATCGAATCGGCGTCGAGTTGTTCGAGTTTGAAAACGCCGAAAAGCGAGAGAACAATTTTGAATACTGGAAAACCGGCGTGTTTCACTTCTGTGTCCAGGATCCGGACGTGGAGGGACTGGCAAAACGAATCGTTGAGAACGGAGGTAAACAACGCATGCCCGTTCGCGAGTACTATCCCGGAGAAAAGCCGTACCGGATGGTTTACTGTGAAGATCCCTTCGGAAACTTGATCGAGATCTATTCGCACAGCTATGAACTGACGTATTCCGCGGGCGCCTACCAAGCTGATGCCGAGTGA
- a CDS encoding tetratricopeptide repeat protein: MNELRGLSVRQPFAWAICSNLKTIENRTWTTDRRGTIAIHASTSPQYVNELRRELNPGELSKDYFTYGAVIGLVDIEDITSYGRQHEADPFASGPYCWRVSNGRFLKQPIAMKGKLNLFKMPTPLQRQILAAETYELNVTQDATAAILADVMNGDPDPVGNYLALFDECLHTRNHMEATKVAVDRLMELAPNHPDALVAKACAELDDTPEAACPIAQRAVEIDPDFAFGWIVLAFAYKKCGKWPEALAAASRSLQLEDDNSSMLEVIAEAHWQLGNPEDAQATCERALRQEPESNSAKQLLQTIKAGR; the protein is encoded by the coding sequence ATGAATGAGCTTCGTGGACTTTCGGTGCGGCAACCTTTTGCCTGGGCGATTTGCTCGAACCTAAAAACGATCGAAAATCGCACCTGGACTACCGATCGCCGGGGTACGATCGCGATTCATGCCTCGACCAGCCCGCAGTATGTGAACGAACTGCGCCGCGAACTCAATCCTGGAGAACTGAGCAAAGACTATTTCACCTATGGCGCGGTCATTGGCTTGGTTGATATCGAGGATATCACCTCGTATGGACGGCAACACGAGGCCGATCCGTTCGCTTCGGGGCCCTACTGCTGGCGCGTTTCCAACGGACGTTTTCTAAAACAGCCGATCGCAATGAAAGGTAAATTGAATCTGTTCAAAATGCCGACGCCGCTGCAGCGCCAAATCCTCGCCGCAGAAACGTATGAGCTTAATGTCACGCAAGACGCGACGGCTGCGATTTTGGCTGACGTGATGAACGGCGATCCCGATCCGGTGGGCAACTACCTGGCCTTGTTTGACGAATGTTTGCATACGCGAAATCACATGGAAGCCACCAAAGTCGCCGTCGATCGCTTGATGGAATTAGCCCCCAACCATCCCGATGCCCTGGTGGCCAAAGCCTGCGCCGAGCTCGACGATACTCCTGAAGCCGCTTGCCCAATAGCTCAACGAGCGGTGGAGATCGATCCGGATTTTGCTTTCGGTTGGATCGTGCTTGCATTCGCTTACAAAAAGTGCGGGAAGTGGCCAGAGGCGTTGGCGGCGGCAAGTCGCTCCTTGCAACTCGAAGACGATAACAGCAGCATGCTTGAGGTAATTGCCGAGGCACATTGGCAACTAGGAAACCCAGAGGATGCGCAAGCGACTTGCGAACGAGCACTGCGGCAAGAACCCGAAAGTAATAGTGCGAAACAATTGCTGCAAACGATCAAAGCCGGTCGCTGA